The nucleotide window GCATTTCATATTCACGATTTTCACTTCAGATTCCTGGAATGTGAACTTTTCTCATGATTTCCATGGACAACAAATTAAGTCAAGATTTGCACAAATGTGAGTAGTTTAAAACAGCACAGAAAATTAACTGAGCTGAAATCAAACAGATAAAAGATGAAGAGCCCACCACATCAACAACTTCCGCAGATGAGCATGGCACTCCATCCACTGGCCAATCAATTTTGTGAAGAGAATCTGTTGCAGAATGGGCCCCAGAATCCACAGAACTTTTTGCagataaaaacaaaagcaattttCCATCTGGGCTGGAAAAGTTACATTGATCATGTTTCAATTACAATCAGCCAACAGTAGATAACAATTGAAACAACCATAACCATTCAAAGTCCGCTTTTTAACAAACTCCTGTTTATATGAAGATAGTCAAGATACTAATTCCAGTAACAAGattgaagaaagcaagacatgTGCGAAAAATAAAGTTTTAGTTAAATCTAGGTTAGCACTTCAAGGTAAACCTTAACATACAAAACTTGTATTCCAGTAGGCAGATACTTATTAGTTACCAATCTGAAACCTAGAAAGAACTCTGCTACTACAGACAGAATTCAAATAAAGACAAAACTAAGTATCTGAGGAAGAAAGACAAATACCTGAATCGTGGAAAGAAAGCACTACTAATGCTTTGAGTTAGATTTACCACAGGACAACCTTCAGTTGAACTATCTCTGAAACAATTAAAGAATTCGACAATTATAACATCTGTCTATGGATGAGGAATCTTAAAATTTACATGCAGAAAGGCCCAACAAAATAGACATAAGCACTAAGAAGGCAACTCACTTGATTTCTGGCCCATCAGCTTCTGATTCATGAAGTGGTGCCTTAACAGCATACAATGCACAGGGCCTGTTATAACAGTACTTGATACCAAGCTTTCTGGTATCTGCTGACCACCcaacaaaaaccaaatattGATGGGATCCACTAATTGGTGGGGCCCACACAACTTGGCCAACACTCAAATGCTTTTCAATTCCTTTAACAGCTCGTGTCTCTCCACTGCATAGGATAGGAAAGTTCAAAATAAGTTTGCCATCTAAAGAAGAAATCTCTTTACTTTCATATACTGGTAATGAAAGAAACTAAACCAAATTTTACCAGACCTGTTAACATTTATGACAAAAAGTGCAGGCTGCCTTTTTCCAGCATAAGTTTCCCCCCAATCCTCCATCCAATCCCCTTGGCCTTTCCAGTTGCCAACATCCTTATCAGTGGAACCACCTTTCTTGTAGCCCTGCCATGTAAATGTCGGCTTGGAGGGAGATGGTTCCTCAGCAACATAAGCGATGAGAGTTTCATCAGAGTTCCAAGAAATTCCCTGAAACCTGTACAATTGAAAGATGAACTCTACTAAATCTCAAAAAATTTAGCCAAACTCCAACAGGACTAATGCTCAGAATTGAGGTACAAACTCTACAGCTAATCACTAGAGACATAGACACActgtctaatacacaaggttaACATCAAATATCATATAAAGCAATCAATAGAAAACTACAATCACATGATCAATTACCAGCCATCAGCATATACCGAGCCATGAACAGATTGGGGAATATGGAATTCCTTCTCGACTTGAGCCGGACCCCAAATTTCAAATTGACAGGGAGAGTCGTTTTCAGGATTACGAACTACAAGAAGCTTTGCACCTGATGGTGATGGAACAATTACAGAGACTCCCGTCATCTCAACAGGAAATGGGCCCCATTGGAAGTTTACCGAGTTGCTACTTTCTTTCAAAATATGAGATGATAAAATAAATTTCCTCATCTTGTTTGCCAAGAGATTTGGTTGACTAAATGAAAACATTGCCTGGGAGCCATTTCCTGTACAAAGATCACGATTAGAAATGGGTGCTCAGCTTTATATTGGAGAGGAGAgacatatatatgcacatataaaTATCAATATATACTTATGTTTAAAAAAATGAGATATCATACCACTTCCAGGTTTTATCCATGCCTTGTCAATGCTGGATATACTATGGAATTCTTGAAGTAACCTAGACTGCGAAGCATATTCTTCCTCAGTAGTTTCATCTATTCCAAGAGGCATCTCGTTCAATGCGCTAGCTTTAGAACCATCCATGGTTGAGAATCTTTTACTGCAGATTAAATTGCAATAACATCAATCAGTTACTAGAACACAATCAACAGAAAGTATGGGAACATGTCCCTCAATCAGGGAGAACACTGATATAACAGTAGTTTATAACTTGGATGGTCAAAAGCTTTGGTAATAGCAAAACCATAATCTCCAAGAACACATCTTTTGTTCCCAACGTTTTACTTTCTTGTTTGCCTTTTGATTACACAAATGAGAAACAAGCATGCCATTCTTTCTTCCACAGAATACAGCACTTATATTTTAAGCAAAAACAAGTACTTACGTAATTGATAACTTTTCTACAAACAGTTAATGATAATTGGGCAGCCAAGAACAAGACTAAGGAAAAAGCTCCCATAGTTATCAAACAACCTATTACACAGCAAAGGTAAGAACTTTTCACATATCTTCTCATTCTTTTCAATTCATCACAATCAAATTCATCCGTACACAGCATTGCAAGATTTTCAGCTTCAGAAAATCTTCAAGTCAAGTTCTGGGTCACTAAAATTACTACCTCTTCAATCTAAATATCCATTGAAACAAATTTTACACACACCCTCATGATTCCATCCACAAAAGTAACCCAAAGATTTGAACTTTTGCCCAAACAGAAGGAAAAGACCAAGACCCAGAAACAAGCAGAATTAAAGCAGTGAGGAAAGTTATATATGTAATATATAGAGtctatacatatatttatatatatgataGAGAAAGGTTAGAGAGCTTACGTAGAGAGAAGAGAGCGAAAGAGTCTGGGAGTGGACGAAAGGTGAGATATAATAGGAGGGGAAGGAGGGTATCTTGGAAGAAGGGCGTTGACGCACCAATTCAAAGAGGCATTGGCTTTGCTTAGTACCACTACACTGCCCATTGCTGACTCATTTTCTATGCAGTACCAGCATGTATTGCTAGGAATTTGATAGGACCAAAATTTAAGACCGACCTTTATTTCCCCTATCTTCAAGCCCAGAGAGAGAATTCTCTCAAGGCCAACATCCTCACCTAGTCACGTGTCCGTTTCATGACTTGTAAGACATTTAGCCAATGGCTTCAATAGTGTAATCTACAGATTTAATCAGCACACCGAACACAAAAGGCCCAAATAAGGAAACTTATAATTTGGACCTTTTCGATGCTAGTCACCTATCATATACTCACCCAAcacttttggaaattttggtgaagttaagaagcagaagaactgaagaagagcCATCCATTGCGGCTTAGATTGTCAAATTTGTCTGCCATGACTTTGAAAGCATTGGATCATTTCATCTCGatttccgcaactccgcttatttctaagaatgaattaattacatattaattgactcttatttctagtattttagatgaaattacatgcataaaaatacgtgtaatcaaatattaatttctctACAAATGAAGCTACCGTTACAATGATTGAAGGATGATAAATGCTAGTAAattatttttgtagcatgtctCCATTCATATCTAGTGTATTTAATCCGTCAAGATCCTTTTATATCAAGAATTATACATATGTATGCTCACTTTACACTCTTCTCAATTTCACTTTATGCTTGTGAATGAGAATGCATTCTCACTTTACACTCACTTAATTTTAATAATTTATTTCAATTTGGTAACATTAGGCTCGTTGTAATGGGTCTATTAATTTGATATACATATATGAATAACAAGATGTTCAATTTTTATGCTTTTAGTAAGAAGTTGTTGTGTTCACCTAGTCAGTAACAGGggaaataattatttttcagttgagttgttttattttccaccTTTAAATTTCCATCTAACAGTAGTTAAACACTTAAACataattttcttaatcaatTATTGAATAGGTTAACATTATTGTGGTAGAtacttttaaaattattttatgtGATTTTGATGCCATAGTCACCTAATCATTTAATCAGTACACCCAATACAAAAGGCCCAAATAAGGAAACCTATAATTTGGACCTTTTCGATGCTAGTCACATAATCACATACTCACCAACACTTAAAGACCAAATTAAAGTTCGGACcttttggaaattttggtgAAATTAAGAAGCCGAATAACTGAAGAAGAGCCATCCATGGCGGCTTAGATTGTCAAATTTGTCTGCCATGACTTTGAAAGCATTGGCAGAAGTCCGCAGAACTATCATAGAACTTCCTCAATTACCTGATCTAAGCTAAGTTCAGTGTAGCTGAGGTGCTTTAATGCTTTCATTAGCAGATCGCTATCCTCGTAAAACAGAGAATAATTGACATTGTTCTTCTGGGAAACATATCTGGGGAGGGATGCAACTGGGTAGTGTTACTTTGATTTTCTTATTCATCTTCAGTTTGCTTCCATCACAGTATGGCGCTGAAGTTTATAACATAACTTCTTCACACCCATTATCTGATGGAGAAACTCTAGTCTCTCCTGGCCTAATATACGAACTGGGCTTCTTCAGTCCTAAGAGTTCTGCTAACAAGTATTTGGGGTTGTGGCACAAAAGTATATTTCCCCGCAAGT belongs to Rosa chinensis cultivar Old Blush chromosome 4, RchiOBHm-V2, whole genome shotgun sequence and includes:
- the LOC112198192 gene encoding acylamino-acid-releasing enzyme gives rise to the protein MGSVVVLSKANASLNWCVNALLPRYPPSPPIISHLSSTPRLFRSLLSTKRFSTMDGSKASALNEMPLGIDETTEEEYASQSRLLQEFHSISSIDKAWIKPGSGNGSQAMFSFSQPNLLANKMRKFILSSHILKESSNSVNFQWGPFPVEMTGVSVIVPSPSGAKLLVVRNPENDSPCQFEIWGPAQVEKEFHIPQSVHGSVYADGWFQGISWNSDETLIAYVAEEPSPSKPTFTWQGYKKGGSTDKDVGNWKGQGDWMEDWGETYAGKRQPALFVINVNSGETRAVKGIEKHLSVGQVVWAPPISGSHQYLVFVGWSADTRKLGIKYCYNRPCALYAVKAPLHESEADGPEIKDSSTEGCPVVNLTQSISSAFFPRFSPDGKLLLFLSAKSSVDSGAHSATDSLHKIDWPVDGVPCSSAEVVDVIPVVMCADDGCFPGLYCSSFLTNPWLSDGCTMIISSFWGSCQVILSVNVLSGQVSRISPTDSNFSWDVLSLDGDNIVAVSSSPVDVPHIKYGLLDDKESKSTAWNWLDVPSPTNECSEQVKSLLSSLKFSILKIPVRDVSDSLTKGARKPFEATFVSSKTKRSDPLVVVLHGGPHSVYLASFSKSLAFLSSNGFSLLHVNYRGSLGFGEEALQSLPGKVGSQDVNDVLVAIDHVIDLGLASPSKIAVLGGSHGGFLTTHLIGQAPEKFAAACARNPVCNLALMVGTSDIPDWCYLEAFGSEGKSIYSEAPSAEDLALFHSKSPISHISKVKTPTLFLLGAKDLRVPISTGLQYARALKEKGVAVKVIVFPNDIHPIDRPQSDFESFLNIGVWFKKYVF